Genomic window (Leptospira kirschneri serovar Cynopteri str. 3522 CT):
AGCTACTTTTAGAAAAAGGAGCGGACCCGAACTCACTTCAAAATCCGGGAGGAATTACACCTTTGCACATCGCCGCAAGTCGATCCGGAAGCGGGGACATTATACGGTTACTTTTAAAAAAGGGAGCGGATAAAAAGTTGATCAGTTCCGAGGAACAAACTCCGTATACAATCGCATTTGAAAAAGGGAATATGGCAGAAGCGAAATTATTAGAGGTTTGAAAGCCAACTCTGAGAGCCTAACTATAAGATCTGAAAACAATGAAAGTTTTATATAAAAATTTGATTTTAAGATCGTCGGCTTTAAGTTTATAAAAGTCTTATGGATAATAAAAGATTGTTGAATTTATGGAGTAATGTATGGAAACAATTCGTTTTTCGATTTTAATCGACGCAGACGTAAAAACCGTTTGGCATAAAATGTTTGAAGATTCGAGTTATAGAATTTGGAGCCGAGAGTTTCATGAAGGTTCCTATTACGAAGGAAGTTGGGAAAAAGGAAGTGAAATTCGTTTTTTGGGTCCGCATGATGGAAAGTTACAAGGAATGTATTCTATAATTCGGGAAAACGTACCTTATAAATTTATTTCCATAGAACATATCGGTTTTATATCCGACGGTGTGATT
Coding sequences:
- a CDS encoding SRPBCC domain-containing protein; translated protein: METIRFSILIDADVKTVWHKMFEDSSYRIWSREFHEGSYYEGSWEKGSEIRFLGPHDGKLQGMYSIIRENVPYKFISIEHIGFISDGVIDTESEEVKKWTPAFENYTFQEESDRKTKLIIEMQTIEEHKTMFEEMWPKALKSLKDLCER